A single region of the Salarchaeum japonicum genome encodes:
- a CDS encoding chorismate mutase, which translates to MERETRNDATDDDTNDRRPRADDMTLDELREEIEDIDHDLVELIARRTYVADSVAQVKEEQGLATTDEEQEDAVMERAGRYADTYDVDENMVKAIFRLLIELNKIEQREKR; encoded by the coding sequence ATGGAACGAGAGACCCGGAACGACGCTACTGACGACGACACGAACGACCGGCGGCCGCGTGCTGACGACATGACCCTCGACGAACTCCGCGAGGAGATCGAGGACATCGACCACGACCTCGTCGAACTCATCGCGCGCCGCACCTACGTCGCGGACAGCGTCGCCCAAGTCAAGGAAGAACAGGGCCTCGCCACCACCGACGAGGAACAGGAAGACGCCGTCATGGAACGCGCCGGCCGCTACGCCGACACCTACGACGTGGACGAGAACATGGTGAAAGCCATCTTCCGGTTGCTCATCGAACTGAACAAGATAGAACAGCGCGAGAAACGGTAG